In Helianthus annuus cultivar XRQ/B chromosome 8, HanXRQr2.0-SUNRISE, whole genome shotgun sequence, a single genomic region encodes these proteins:
- the LOC110869935 gene encoding uncharacterized protein LOC110869935, producing MFAYGVLATQQEMVARFADALAPKWSSFIELLKHTGTLDTVNIYEFIQKMEHKNDEEIRKAKRVPAPQNTEMYLPGFDSLARSSAAQQPKLQTAFVSNTSSFPFPQSSPTPAFDPRAYIPTPQPPPQVNTTQPQFDPRAYIPIPSQPQVQPQQQAHYTNNPPPQNPNTVRVDTSNLSQVSIEVAKEHMELINTMVSAYCGLVAASSYTPLIWFNYHFLYYPFTGGSIIMDSFSTDTFAQLENELESHCSSTPLAVLNFLLKSKSQAEMEKKFSKPMMWIGIYIAIASLFCILPMVADLLHGFKNKKLWFPCKYFTLNAASLTVIAIAIKLPMDLNNSMPGDVDQAAKLGSMSFMCTMMANLLPSLAIMDSKELLTNIIALAVLVITLVVNVCIQIETGVVHNCEDGYYSTQPYNHCLIAYIYVTMLLMLMMMHICTSLMILKSKQILESKYRSGHETAVKDLELQQPGRVTVEKLKHYVSNHWIMAETGNPQFMTVCYATTSASGVICVLSIAVHVIVMRFTRPTMKFYGSDYKWSVIAILITQFTGVILGTVAPISRCFASLSFKVSIKWIWNHMRVFKVESYCTQKLSDWKQSSIPLKFSSRRCKIVIQDLKVLILSFCIGIQKSVVAACKIIALIPIFFVIGLFCCFYCCKWLKIMFGATYNVTAENPAQLQHSKDLSDYVLQLQNDMELAQRTLKSISISVNHVIQKAKKQKPNNLLKLIEESSSFEGVGKYDVHQVPPLPEEKYVDCWSLPVVTLTAIAISLPNIQNNMVNRLLRSVSEGLTYVKHVEETLNASEEFVSGQKAARALWLEVDVYHKWLGNKLQNPAHQVNTTKEIVQWFSDTAKNMITEVEIKNKKGSDDSSVYMSVSANSMYRITQTLLVSYDANIDQVSQEELFVKLSSMISHILAACLTNLPQVIAMKCHTSVIEKREESVHTAARLLGETMQIINCLKDRTLPSLNPDELPFIDKWHDCFLHPSP from the exons atgtttgcttatggGGTTTTGGCAACTCAACAGGAAATGGTTGCTAGGTTTGCTGATGCTTTAGCTCCAAAgtggagttcgtttattgagctGTTGAAGCATACGGGTACTCTAGATACGGTCAACATCTATGAATTTATTCAGAAGATGGAacacaagaatgatgaagaaatccGGAAAGCTAAACGAGTTCCGGctcctcaaaatacagaaatgtaccttccaggaTTCGACTCTTTGGCCAGATCAAGTGCAGCTCAACAACCAAAATTGCAAACggcatttgtgtccaatacaagttcctttccgtttcctcagtcatCTCCCACTCCTGCTTTTGATCCAAGGGCTTATATTCCAACACCTCAACCTCCACCTCAAGTTAATACTACTCAACCTCAGTTCGATCCGAGGGCTTACATTCCTATTCCATCACAACCACAAGTCCAACCACAACAGCAAGCTCATTATACCAACAATCCTccacctcaaaaccctaacacggTCCGAGTCGATACTTCAAACCTTTCACAAGTTAGCATTGAAGTagcaaaggagcatatggaactCATTAATAcgatggtcagtgcttactgcggTTTGGTTgcag CATCTTCATACACCCCTTTGATTTGGTTCAATTACCATTTCCTTTACTATCCTTTCACTGGAGGGAGCATAATTATGGATTCCTTCTCGACGGACACATTTGCCCAACTTGAGAATGAACTGGAGTCTCATTGTAGTAGCACTCCACTAGCTGTTTTAAATTTCTTGCTCAAGTCAAAGTCCCAGGCAGAGATGGAAAAGAAGTTCAGTAAACCTATGATGTGGATTGGAATTTATATTGCAATTGCTTCTCTTTTCTGCATCCTACCAATGGTGGCTGATCTATTGCATGGtttcaaaaacaaaaaactaTGGTTTCCATGTAAATACTTTACTCTCAATGCTGCTTCCCTCACTGTCATAGCTATTGCAATAAAACTACCTATGGATCTGAATAACTCAATGCCAGGAGATGTGGACCAGGCCGCAAAGCTTGGAAGCATGTCATTTATGTGCACCATGATGGCTAATTTATTGCCTTCCCTAGCAATCATGGACAGTAAGGAACTTCTCACAAACATCATAGCTTTGGCTGTTCTGGTAATCACCTTGGTTGTAAATGTGTGCATTCAAATAGAAACCGGTGTCGTTCACAATTGTGAAGATGGTTATTACAGTACTCAACCTTATAACCACTGTTTAATAGCATATATTTATGTGACTATGTTACTCATGCTGATGATGATGCATATATGTACATCCTTAATGATTCTAAAGTCAAAACAAATATTAGAATCCAAATACAGATCAGGTCATGAAACAGCTGTCAAGGATCTAGAGTTGCAACAACCAGGAAGAGTAACGGTTGAGAAGCTAAAGCATTATGTTAGCAACCATTGGATCATGGCAGAAACTGGCAACCCCCAATTTATGACAGTTTGTTATGCTACAACTTCTGCTTCTGGGGTAATATGTGTTTTGAGCATCGCCGTACATGTTATTGTTATGCGTTTCACAAGACCAACTATGAAGTTTTATGGCTCAGATTATAAGTGGTCAGTGATAGCAATTCTTATAACACAATTTACGGGAGTAATACTGGGTACCGTCGCACCTATTTCTAGATGTTTTGCGTCCTTAAGCTTTAAAGTCTCTATAAAATGGATTTGGAACCATATGAGGGTCTTTAAAGTTGAGAGCTACTGTACTCAGAAGTTATCTGACTGGAAGCAGAGTAGCATACCACTGAAATTCAGTAGCCGCAGATGCAAGATTGTCATCCAGGATCTAAAGGTCCTGATTTTGAGTTTTTGTATAGGAATCCAGAAATCAGTTGTGGCAGCATGCAAGATCATAGCGTTGATCCCGATTTTCTTTGTAATTGGTCTCTTCTGTTGTTTCTATTGCTGCAAGTGGTTAAAGATCATGTTTGGTGCCACGTATAATGTGACAGCAGAAAATCCAGCTCAACTACAACACAGTAAAGATCTCAGCGATTATGTTTTGCAACTTCAAAATGATATGGAGCTTGCTCAAAGAACATTGAAAAGCATTTCAATATCTGTGAACCATGTGATCCAAAAGGCTAAAAAGCAGAAGCCTAACAATTTGCTGAAGCTTATAGAGGAATCCAGCAGTTTTGAAGGAGTTGGAAAGTATGACGTGCATCAAGTCCCACCTTTACCGGAAGAAAAATATGTGGACTGCTGGAGCTTACCAGTAGTAACCCTGACAGCCATAGCCATATCTCTTCCTAACATCCAGAACAACATGGTCAATCGGTTGCTAAGGAGTGTAAGCGAAGGTCTTACATATGTTAAACATGTGGAAGAAACCCTCAATGCTAGTGAAGAGTTTGTAAGCGGTCAAAAGGCTGCCAGAGCGTTGTGGCTAGAAGTTGATGTTTACCACAAATGGCTAGGAAACAAGTTGCAGAACCCTGCTCATCAAGTTAATACAACTAAAGAGATCGTTCAGTGGTTCAGTGATACAGCAAAAAACATGATCACTGAAGTAGAAATTAAGAATAAGAAAGGCTCAGATGATAGTTCAGTCTACATGTCGGTTTCTGCCAACTCAATGTACCGTATCACCCAAACGCTCCTAGTTTCCTACGATGCCAACATAGACCAGGTTAGCCAAGAGGAGCTGTTTGTGAAATTATCATCAATGATCTCTCACATATTGGCTGCTTGTCTCACCAACTTACCCCAAGTCATAGCAATGAAATGCCACACAAGTGTCATAGAGAAAAGGGAGGAGAGTGTACATACTGCAGCCCGACTTCTTGGTGAGACTATGCAGATAATCAATTGCCTTAAAGATCGCACACTCCCAAGCTTAAATCCTGATGAGTTGCCATTTATTGACAAGTGGCATGATTGTTTTCTTCATCCTTCTCCTTGA